From one Nonomuraea polychroma genomic stretch:
- a CDS encoding AAA family ATPase, protein MLGRLDEQREIDRVLGRAEAGRSGALFVTGDAGIGKSALLDYAESQATGWRVLRTRGVESEAAIPFGALQVLIRPVLSQVGKLPTGQAIALRSACGLATSAICDRFLVGLAALTLLSELGDEPVLCLIDDTQWMDRTSLDALTFAARRLHAEGIAMIFAGRGGGPAYGIAELALDGLGEDAAAALLGENLPPQVRRRIIAEAQGNPLALLELSAQLTPRQREGRLGALPSYVDAGAPTRRVQRAFHEQIAALPEATQTALLVVAADDTGELAVLLRAAKQLGCEAADLAAAERATMIHVTADGVVSFRHPLIRSAAYHAAPYFRRQAAHLALAEALDDSHTDRRAWHRAAGRPAPDEQVSQELAGVAVRAQLQQDAAAASAAFERAAEFTAVPGRRTELLLSAAEQAMHAGQLPRVERMAARVEESADPARLARVSAWTSGERGHPSHAARRLVEGARHVADPEVAGQLLCDAIRAASVGGSAAIAREAEAGLRALALPPASEMLRVQARGMATVTRLIEGDPVTDLADLRTAAVRLAAGPDMLPLATSLSLMAGDERTARDLATRFVARCRDGGWIGVLPDALALLAQAQMLCGQHAEAAAAAQEALAVSGDTQQQHRAGQISGVLAWLAAVRGDATSCLDLAVRASRDVPSVQAIAAWAVGLHHLAACHWEQARVHLMEVSAKHAVVGLFAAPDLVEAAVRSGQSAEKSAGGFEDWAAAVNRPWAASVAARLKAITANRPLHFEEALGFAADQPFQTARTRLLYGEWLRRERRRGDARRQLRMALELFDQVGAGAWRARASAELEATGVAAPLAGGRRAELLTGQERQVALLAAAGLSNRQIGSRLFLSPRTVGHHLSNAFRKLGIGSREELAGVMTDMAPQ, encoded by the coding sequence GTGCTTGGGCGGCTCGATGAGCAGCGGGAGATCGATCGTGTGCTCGGCCGTGCGGAGGCCGGTCGTAGCGGGGCCCTGTTCGTCACAGGCGACGCGGGCATCGGCAAGTCGGCGCTGCTCGACTACGCGGAGTCCCAGGCAACCGGTTGGCGGGTGCTGCGCACGCGCGGAGTGGAGTCGGAGGCGGCCATCCCGTTCGGCGCGCTCCAGGTGCTGATCCGCCCGGTGCTGAGTCAGGTCGGGAAGCTTCCCACCGGGCAGGCGATCGCGTTACGCAGTGCCTGCGGGTTGGCCACGTCGGCGATCTGCGACCGGTTCCTCGTCGGCCTGGCCGCGCTGACCTTGCTGTCGGAGCTGGGTGACGAGCCGGTCCTGTGCTTGATCGACGACACGCAGTGGATGGATCGTACGTCGCTGGACGCGTTGACGTTCGCGGCCAGGCGGCTGCATGCCGAGGGCATCGCCATGATCTTCGCCGGTCGCGGCGGCGGGCCCGCGTACGGCATCGCGGAGCTGGCGTTGGACGGGCTCGGCGAAGACGCGGCGGCCGCGCTGCTGGGCGAGAACCTGCCGCCCCAGGTACGCCGCAGGATCATCGCCGAGGCGCAGGGCAACCCCCTGGCTCTGCTGGAGTTGTCGGCGCAGCTCACGCCGCGGCAGCGGGAGGGCCGATTAGGCGCGTTGCCGTCCTACGTGGACGCCGGGGCGCCGACCCGCAGGGTCCAGCGGGCCTTCCACGAGCAGATCGCCGCGCTTCCCGAGGCCACCCAGACCGCGCTGCTGGTCGTCGCCGCCGATGACACCGGGGAGCTGGCCGTGTTGCTGCGCGCGGCGAAGCAGCTCGGCTGCGAGGCGGCGGACCTGGCGGCGGCCGAGCGCGCCACCATGATCCACGTGACGGCCGACGGCGTGGTGAGCTTCCGGCATCCCCTGATCCGCAGCGCCGCCTATCACGCCGCTCCCTACTTCCGCCGCCAGGCCGCGCACCTCGCGCTGGCCGAGGCTCTCGACGACAGCCACACCGATCGGCGGGCCTGGCACCGGGCGGCCGGCAGGCCGGCGCCCGACGAGCAGGTCAGCCAAGAGCTGGCGGGCGTGGCCGTACGGGCTCAGCTTCAGCAAGATGCGGCGGCTGCCTCCGCCGCGTTCGAGCGGGCCGCGGAGTTCACCGCGGTGCCCGGCCGGCGTACCGAACTGTTGTTGTCCGCCGCCGAGCAGGCCATGCACGCCGGGCAGCTCCCCCGGGTGGAACGTATGGCCGCGCGTGTCGAGGAGTCGGCGGACCCGGCGCGGCTGGCCCGGGTCAGCGCCTGGACCTCTGGCGAACGCGGCCATCCGAGTCACGCGGCCCGCCGTCTGGTCGAGGGGGCGCGCCATGTGGCCGACCCGGAGGTGGCCGGGCAGCTGCTGTGCGACGCGATCCGCGCCGCCTCCGTCGGTGGTTCCGCGGCGATCGCTCGGGAGGCCGAGGCCGGGCTGCGGGCTCTCGCGCTGCCGCCCGCCTCCGAGATGCTGCGGGTCCAGGCGCGTGGCATGGCCACGGTCACCCGGCTCATCGAGGGCGACCCGGTCACGGACCTGGCCGACCTGCGTACGGCGGCCGTGCGGCTCGCCGCCGGCCCGGACATGCTGCCGCTCGCCACGTCGCTGAGCCTGATGGCCGGGGATGAGCGTACGGCCCGCGACCTGGCCACGCGGTTCGTGGCCCGCTGCCGTGACGGCGGGTGGATCGGCGTGCTGCCGGACGCGCTGGCGTTGCTGGCCCAGGCCCAGATGCTCTGTGGCCAGCACGCGGAAGCGGCCGCGGCGGCGCAGGAGGCGCTGGCCGTCTCGGGTGACACCCAGCAGCAGCACCGGGCCGGGCAGATCAGCGGTGTGCTGGCGTGGCTGGCCGCCGTGCGCGGTGATGCCACGTCCTGTCTCGATCTTGCCGTACGGGCGAGCCGGGATGTGCCTTCCGTGCAGGCGATCGCCGCGTGGGCCGTCGGCCTCCATCACCTGGCCGCCTGCCATTGGGAGCAGGCCCGCGTGCATCTCATGGAGGTGTCGGCCAAACACGCCGTCGTGGGGTTGTTCGCGGCGCCTGACCTGGTGGAGGCGGCCGTCCGGAGCGGGCAGTCCGCCGAGAAGTCGGCGGGCGGGTTCGAGGACTGGGCCGCGGCGGTGAATCGGCCGTGGGCGGCGTCCGTCGCCGCCCGCCTCAAGGCCATCACGGCCAACCGCCCCCTCCACTTCGAGGAGGCGCTCGGCTTCGCGGCGGATCAGCCGTTCCAGACGGCGCGTACGCGCCTGCTCTATGGCGAGTGGCTCAGGCGAGAACGCCGCCGCGGCGACGCCCGCCGGCAGCTACGGATGGCTCTGGAACTGTTCGACCAGGTCGGGGCCGGCGCGTGGCGGGCGCGGGCGAGCGCGGAACTGGAGGCCACCGGTGTCGCGGCTCCGTTGGCCGGAGGGCGGCGGGCGGAGCTCCTCACCGGGCAGGAACGGCAGGTCGCGCTGCTGGCAGCCGCCGGGTTGTCGAACCGGCAGATCGGCTCGCGGCTGTTCCTCAGCCCGCGGACGGTCGGTCATCATCTGTCGAACGCGTTCCGGAAGCTCGGGATCGGCTCACGCGAGGAGCTGGCCGGCGTGATGACGGATATGGCACCCCAGTAG
- a CDS encoding esterase/lipase family protein — MHKLRRLGIALILAISVVAVTGQPAHAAPGRADGKRITLLVHGFDREADVNCAGGWKSAKDLLTANGWTNVYTFGYYTGATNCDVKVDGTTDTRIQEVGRQLAWTVYYYWSGRGVGIDIMAHSMGGLVSRAAIEGVRRYGAAVSATDLPQLASLADVGTAAWPSGWPPYLYIEDIVTLGTPHKGISGVLEACALTHEQCSDMREGSGFLSWLGGLKSSEMGTDYTLLGSGYDDTVSGESAVKGWDSDVSHAAVYYKASDGDTITHTEMRTEKATAFDAVWRNLDDRGSGYYNPPLVQGMYGLYNHMLY; from the coding sequence ATGCACAAGTTACGCAGACTCGGCATTGCCCTCATTCTCGCCATCTCCGTCGTGGCCGTCACCGGACAACCCGCGCACGCCGCCCCCGGCAGAGCCGACGGGAAACGTATCACCCTGCTGGTCCACGGCTTCGATCGGGAGGCCGACGTCAACTGCGCCGGCGGCTGGAAGTCCGCCAAGGATCTGCTGACCGCCAACGGCTGGACCAATGTCTACACCTTCGGCTACTACACCGGCGCCACCAACTGCGACGTCAAGGTCGACGGCACCACCGACACCCGTATCCAGGAAGTCGGTCGCCAACTCGCCTGGACGGTTTATTACTACTGGTCCGGCCGCGGTGTCGGGATCGACATCATGGCCCACTCGATGGGCGGGCTCGTCTCCCGGGCCGCGATCGAGGGAGTGCGCAGGTATGGTGCCGCCGTGTCCGCCACCGACCTGCCCCAGCTGGCCTCGCTCGCCGATGTGGGCACTGCCGCGTGGCCCAGCGGCTGGCCGCCGTACCTGTACATCGAGGACATCGTCACCCTCGGCACCCCGCACAAGGGGATCAGCGGCGTGCTGGAGGCGTGTGCGCTCACGCACGAGCAGTGCAGCGACATGCGGGAGGGCAGCGGCTTCCTGTCGTGGCTCGGCGGGCTGAAGTCGTCGGAGATGGGCACCGACTACACGTTGCTCGGCTCGGGCTATGACGACACGGTCTCCGGGGAGTCGGCGGTGAAGGGCTGGGACAGCGACGTCAGCCATGCCGCCGTCTACTACAAGGCCTCCGACGGTGACACCATCACCCACACCGAGATGCGTACCGAGAAGGCCACGGCGTTCGACGCCGTGTGGCGCAACCTGGACGACCGCGGCAGCGGCTACTACAACCCGCCGCTCGTCCAGGGCATGTACGGCCTCTACAACCACATGCTTTACTAG
- a CDS encoding lamin tail domain-containing protein — MLKRLVPAAAAGAALLASLLAAPAQAAATPVVMFTKVYFDSPGSDRGGNTSLNGEYVVLKNTTSKSIQMERWILRDKTGYRFTFPRFTLKPGKSVTVRSGQGTNSSTTLFWQRKWYVWNNTGDNAGIYRGSDLKKIDTCSWGSAGDWTNCK; from the coding sequence GTGCTCAAACGCCTCGTCCCCGCCGCTGCTGCCGGGGCCGCCCTGCTCGCCTCACTACTCGCCGCGCCCGCGCAGGCCGCCGCCACGCCGGTGGTCATGTTCACGAAGGTCTACTTCGACTCCCCCGGCAGTGACCGAGGCGGCAACACATCCCTGAACGGCGAGTACGTGGTGTTGAAGAACACCACAAGCAAGAGCATTCAGATGGAGCGCTGGATCCTCCGCGACAAGACCGGGTACCGCTTCACCTTCCCGCGTTTCACTCTCAAGCCAGGCAAGTCAGTGACCGTCCGGTCGGGCCAGGGCACGAACTCCTCCACCACCCTGTTCTGGCAGCGCAAGTGGTACGTGTGGAACAACACTGGGGACAACGCGGGCATCTACCGGGGCTCCGACCTCAAGAAGATCGACACCTGCTCATGGGGAAGCGCCGGCGACTGGACCAACTGCAAGTAG